One part of the Dysidea avara chromosome 10, odDysAvar1.4, whole genome shotgun sequence genome encodes these proteins:
- the LOC136237215 gene encoding uncharacterized protein — translation MALQPVLGKDTSVEESTASTWTYTEEEESSTTITSDGKVVMCHRERTFISTSSVEYLSGPPTPRSGILGYIGRKLGGGFTNEPEHMLECKEGESSCRLSANAQSLLRDIFKDVDPSDVVDYHVHLVGHGDSGSDCYLHPSTKSWWFPIRRLKTLVFMAAAQVPQMDGGDILYTSRLIRLVKHYIPANVLKPIGKGFLNPKCCLLPFDKFYSRDGKADINKTTLYVPNDYALTLAHDMPDCFYPFCSVNPYRSDALEELERCALAGCTVIKWLPNSMGIDPADEKCIRFYKKVCELDMTILVHVGDEHAVNAAFLDNTLGNPLKLRKPLDCGVKIIAAHCATEGTGKDLDNPGSKETSNFSLLLRLMREEKYENLLFADISAICSFRRIQYLPELLEARDIHSRLVYGSDYPVPAINIVVLTSRLLSYRLITAEQKEVLDELYSYNPLLFDLACKRCLVGPNGGFFPPNVFKAHPNLPPFKLPLPVKKSV, via the coding sequence ATGGCTTTACAGCCTGTACTCGGTAAGGATACTTCGGTGGAAGAGAGCACCGCCTCTACTTGGACTTATACTGAAGAAGAAGAGTCTTCTACCACAATAACTTCTGATGGTAAAGTAGTGATGTGTCATAGAGAGAGAACTTTTATTTCAACTAGCAGTGTTGAGTATTTGTCTGGCCCGCCGACCCCGCGGAGTGGCATACTGGGTTACATTGGGAGAAAGTTAGGTGGAGGGTTTACGAATGAACCAGAGCACATGCTGGAGTGTAAAGAAGGTGAATCGTCTTGTAGATTGTCTGCCAACGCCCAATCTCTCCTGCGAGACATTTTCAAAGATGTGGACCCCTCTGATGTGGTAGACTATCATGTTCACCTAGTAGGACATGGTGACTCTGGTTCAGATTGTTACCTCCATCCATCAACTAAATCTTGGTGGTTTCCCATTAGGAGACTGAAGACTTTAGTGTTtatggctgcagcacaagtACCGCAAATGGATGGAGGAGATATTTTGTACACTTCACGATTGATCCGACTTGTAAAACATTACATTCCAGCAAATGTATTGAAACCTATAGGCAAAGGATTCCTGAATCCCAAATGTTGTCTGCTGCCTTTTGATAAGTTCTACTCTAGAGATGGGAAGGCAGATATAAATAAAACAACCTTGTATGTCCCGAATGATTATGCACTTACACTTGCTCACGATATGCCAGATTGTTTTTATCCATTTTGCTCTGTGAATCCGTATAGGTCTGATGCTTTAGAAGAATTAGAGAGGTGTGCTTTAGCTGGGTGTACAGTTATTAAATGGCTGCCAAATTCCATGGGTATTGATCCTGCTGACGAAAAATGTATTCGCTTTTATAAGAAGGTATGTGAGTTAGATATGACCATACTTGTGCATGTTGGAGATGAACATGCTGTCAATGCTGCTTTTCTGGACAACACCTTGGGAAATCCCCTGAAGCTCCGTAAACCACTGGACTGTGGAGTAAAGATAATTGCTGCTCATTGTGCCACAGAAGGTACTGGAAAGGATTTGGACAATCCCGGCAGTAAGGAGACCTCCAATTTTTCACTATTGCTACGTCTCATGAGAGAGGAAAAGTATGAAAACTTGTTGTTTGCAGATATATCAGCTATATGTAGCTTCCGTCGGATTCAGTACCTTCCTGAGCTGCTAGAAGCTAGGGACATCCATTCACGACTAGTATACGGGTCTGATTATCCTGTCCCGGCCATTAACATTGTAGTATTAACTTCTCGGTTACTAAGTTATCGACTGATCACTGCAGAACAAAAAGAAGTATTGGACGAGTTATACAGTTATAATCCCTTGTTGTTTGATCTGGCTTGTAAACGTTGTCTTGTTGGACCCAACGGTGGATTCTTTCCACCAAACGTGTTTAAGGCTCATCCCAATCTGCCACCATTTAAGCTTCCCCTCCCTGTTAAGAAAAGTGTGTAA
- the LOC136237216 gene encoding inositol polyphosphate-5-phosphatase A-like, whose translation MDDPTRSRTVLVMTANLGSLFDEDTMELQWFNSFEEVMELRKPVVVALHLQEVGGKDYEVSMPKVDTFVSHLMSLKCMTFLNRLRGYLDKDFKSSDHFTALGSLYFFHSDLPEVEIWDCNEGRFLPLLNDAIVTSCDAVNTDHTFVKQKFPTDFFPGVKWSRKGFLATKWRIGKNIMHFVNIHLFHDESNFVAMEKSPSEYSSYRKTALSHVLNRLKDLVKGDEALFLYGDFNFRLDLQAVIKHLTDGHCSQHIRSDSGEYSRIVYRNSSEDVLTIEKKGFFISCDSPFTRNYVELFPFDNELKQFQHLKELPVSFQPSYPFSEEIGEGCLYLPKRCPAWCDRILMNDAAARLIEKNPTDVSYSMMGKDVCVGDHKPIYLTFSLNQVDSSRPEQSNAMEIGKTPPSNE comes from the exons ATGGATGATCCGACACGAAGCAGGACGGTTTTGGTGATGACTGCTAACCTGGGCTCTTTGTTTGACGAG GACACCATGGAGTTGCAGTGGTTTAACAGCTTTGAGGAG GTAATGGAGTTGCGCAAGCCTGTTGTAGTGGCACTGCATTTGCAAGAAGTTGGTGGGAAGGATTATGAAGTGTCCATGCCGAAAGTTGATACCTTTGTCAG CCACTTGATGTCCTTGAAGTGTATGACTTTTCTGAATCGTTTGAGAGGATATCTGGATAAGGACTTTAAATCTTCTGACCATTTTact GCTCTTGGCAGTCTCTACTTCTTCCATTCGGACCTCCCAGAAGTGGAAATATGGGACTGCAATGAGGGACGCTTCCTACCCCTTCTTAATGATGCAATTGTG ACTTCTTGTGATGCTGTGAACACTGACCACACCTTTGTGAAGCAGAAGTTCCCTACTGACTTCTTTCCTGGG GTGAAGTGGTCCAGGAAAGGATTCTTAGCAACAAAGTGGAGGATTGGCAAAAA CATAATGCATTTTGTTAACATCCACTTGTTTCATGATGAGAGCAACTTTGTGGCAATGGAGAAG TCTCCGTCAGAGTATTCGTCTTACAGGAAGACTGCTCTGAGCCACGTGCTGAACAG GTTGAAGGATTTGGTCAAAGGTGACGAAGCCTTGTTTCTCTATGGTGACTTCAACTTTAGATTGGATCTACAAGCTGTGATCaag caTCTTACTGATGGGCACTGCTCGCAGCACATAAGGTCAGACAGCGGAGAGTACTCACGAATTGTGTACAGGAACTCGTCCGAG GACGTTCTGACAATTGAAAAGAAGGGGTTCTTCATTTCCTGTGATTCTCCTTTCACTAGAAACTATGTGGAA TTGTTTCCATTCGACAATGAGCTGAAGCAGTTTCAACACCTCAAAGAACTTCCAGTCAGCTTCCAACCGAG CTATCCATTCAGTGAGGAGATTGGAGAAGGATGCTTATATCTACCTAAACG ATGTCCTGCTTGGTGTGATCGGATATTGATGAATGACGCAGCTGCCAGATTAATCGAGAAG AACCCCACTGATGTGAGCTATTCTATGATGGGAAAAGATGTTTGCGTTGGGGATCATAAG CCTATTTATTTGACATTTTCACTGAATCAGGTGGACAGTTCACGCCCTGAGCAATCCAATGCAATGGAGATAG